In Haloarchaeobius salinus, the sequence GAGACCGCCAGCACGGGGCCCCGTCGAGACGGACGACCGGCCCGAGGACGGGCCGACCACCACCGCCGACGGGAGGGAGACCGAGGGGGGCCACGACACCGGAACCGACGCGAACGCACACGACGCCGACGGCGCGACCCACGCCGCGATGGCCGACGACGGGGAGTACGTCGCCCGACTGTTCAAGGGCCGTACCTCCATCGGGGCCGTCGGTGGTTCCTCGGTCGCCGGGACGATGAAGGAGGCCGCCGACTACCTGCTCGAACAGCACCATCTCGATGCCGGGCTGTCGCTCCCGTACGTCCCTGACGACGGCGGCCATGCCGTGCTGAACCGGGTCCCCCGCCACCCGAGCGGGGAGCCGATGGACGAGTACGTCCAGCTCGACGCAGGTGCGTACCTCCGGACCGACGGGACGCTCGCGGAGTGCCGCGAGCGCGTGGAGACGCTCGCCAGGGAGGCCGGTCTCCGTGTGATGTTCCAGGGCGACTGGGACCCACGCTGACCCGTCCGAGAAAGCGGTAGGATAGCCACGGAGGCAACGCGGTTTTCCCCGGTCGATTCTAAACTACCACCATGCACATGCTCGTCGACGGGGAGTGGCAGACGGAGGCCTACGAGAGCACCAACGAGGACGGCGAGTTCGACCGCCAGGAGACGGCGTTCCGTGACCGGGTCCGCGACGAACCCGGCGCGGAGTTCCGTCCCGAGGCAGGCCGCTACCACCTCTACCAGTCCCGGGCCTGTCCGTGGGCGCACCGGGCTGTCGTCGTGCGCCGCCTGCTCGGACTGGAGGACGTCGTCAGCATGGACGTGGTCGACCCGTACCGCGAGGCACACGGCTGGCAGTTCACACCCACGAAGGACGGCTGTACCGCCGATACAGTCAACGGCGCGGACTACCTGCACGAGGTGTACACCGCGGCCGACCCGTCGTTCACCGGGCGAGTCACCGTCCCGGTCCTCTGGGACCGCGAGACGGGCACCATCGTGAACAACGAGTCCGAGGAGATCATCAAGATGCTCGCCGACGCCTTCGACGAGTACGGACGGCACGACGTCGACCTCTACCCGGAGGACCTGCGCGACGAGATCGACCAGGTCATCGACGACATCTACGACCCCATCAACAACGGCGTGTACCGGGCCGGGTTCGCCGATGCACAGTCCGCCCACGAGGACGCGGTCGCGGAGCTGTTCGACGCGCTGGAACACTGGGACGACGTGCTCTCCGACCAGCGGTATCTGGTCGGGGATCGGCTCACCCTCGCCGACGTCTGTCTGTTCACGACGCTCGTCAGGTTCGACGAGGTGTACCACACGCACTTCAAGTGCAACGTCCGCCGCCTCGTCGACTACGAGAACCTCTGGGGGCACACCCGGGAGCTGTACCAGCTCCCCGGCGTCGCCGAGACGGTGAACATGGACCACATCAAGGAGCACTACTACACGACCCACACCGACCTCAACCCGAAGCAGCTCGTGGCGGTCGGTCCGGAGCCGGCGTTCGACGACCCCCACGGCAGGGACGAACTGCCCGCCGACCCACCGGCGGCGCTGCGCGAGTAAGGGCGGCCCGGAAAGGTAATCCAATTGTTGGGTCTGCCGAGGGCCCCCGTCGTTTTTCGACTGCACGGACGTTGGATTATCCACAGAGGGGTTAGTTCATCAGACAGCCCACTTGAACGAAGTCGGAATTTGTATTAATAGCTTGTGGCCACCGATTTTCGAAGGTCTCTCACTGCTACGACTTTCACTGTCATATGTGTGAAAATAAATGGCCGGATACGGGCAATAATATAAATGATTCGCCCAATACACTTATACAGCGCGCGATGCTGTTTTCAGCCGATTAACTGGAGCCAGCTATGTCCTCGACAACCCCCAGGTTCGACCCGTCCGAGCGTCGTGCAGCCTCCGCGATCGTCGGACTGGTGCTTCTTTTCGGCATGGTGCTGATCGGTGCGGGTCTCATCTTGATGGCGAGTATGACGGCGACGGAGGAGGTCCAGCAGCAGAACGAGCTCAACAACGCCGAGCTATCGCTGCAGGAGGCCAGCGTGCGGCTTCGAACGCTCTCCTATCAGGACAGCGACGACGTCGCCTCGTTCGAACTGACCGGGCGTGACTCGGACGACGTCCGGATCGAATCGAACGGGAACCTGACCTTCCAACTGAACGGAGAGGCGGCGTGTACAGCCAGGATGGAACTGGGCTCCATCATCTACCGCAACGACCAGGGCCAGTCCGTCGCCTACCAGGCCGGCGGCGTGTGGCGTGACAGCGGCGACGGTGTGAGCATCGTCTCACCGCCGGACCTGACCTACCAGACGGATCAACTGGACGGGCGGAACGTCAGTAGTCTCGATTTCCCGGTCACCAACGTTCGGGGGAACCTGCAGTCGGCCTCGAACGAGGTGACCGCACGGCAGGTCGACGATGGCGGCCCGGGCTTCGACCAGCAGCTCTGCCTGCCCGTTTCGGAGAACTCGACCATCGACCGGGTCCGCTCGATGACCATCACCGTCTCGAACAACACCTACTACGAGGCCTGGGAGCGGTACCTCGATACCGAGTTCGGGGACCAGGTGCTCGACAAGGAGGTCGACCATACGAACCAGACCCTCAGATACACCGTTCCGCTCGGTCAGGACCTCTCTCCGGACGAGTTCACCGTCGACAATGCGGCGATTCTTGGTGGGTTCTACTCCGGGTCGGCTGCAGGTGAAATCAACTTCAAGAACGGCGGACTCATCGACAGTTACGATGGCAGCCAGGGAACGTACGCCTCTCAGCCGGAGAACTGGGGCGAAGGGAACGTCTACACGAATGGGCGTGTAGATGTTACTTCGGGTGATATCAACGGGACCGTGTACTCCGGTGGCGGCGTCGAACTCAGGGGTAGCTATCGGGTCACTGGAGACGTGTATTTCAATAATTCGACGGGCTCTGGACTCACGACGACCGGCGGTGGAACCATCGGTGGAACCACCGACAACGGAACCCATATCCCGCCGCTTCCGAGCGTCGACGAACGGATCGAAGCCGCCCTGAACACGACGGCGGACGCGAACCACAACAACCGTACCGACGTCATCGAGAACAACCAGACTACTCTTTCGACGGGTGCAACTGAAACGCTCGACTCACCAGGTGTCTACTATCTCGACTCCCTGACTGTCCCCGAGGACGCGACGCTCGTTCTGGATACGAACGACGGCGATATCGTCCTCGCTGTCGAAGGGAACGTCGACGTCGCTCCAGATGCTGAAATCCGAGTGCAGGGCGAAGGCCAAGTCCGGGTGTTCGCTGGTGGCGAGTCCGGTGACCAGCTCAGTCTCGACAGTTCCAAGGTCGGCGTCCACGACGGCACCCAGTACACGAACCGTTCTGACGGCTTCTGGTTCTACTGTAAGTCCGGCTGCAGCGGCGAGTTCCTCGACGACAGCGAGTTCACGGGGGTCGTCTACGGGCCTGGGAACGCGGGTGGTGAGTTCGGAATCGGACGGGATTCCGAGGTGTTCGGTGTGCTTGCGGTCGACAGCATCGACACGACCGCAGGCAACAACGGTGTCGGGAACACGCGTGCCGAACTCCACTTCGACACCAGCGTCCAGACCGCCGAGTTCGATCGCGATGGCGACGGCACGCCCGACAGCGAGGAGGGGAGCACTGGTGGTGTCCCCGAGGAGTACGACGACTGTCCCGACATCGACGCGATGGGCGTCAACGGCTGTGAGCCAGTGACCGAGGACGAGGACGCGAACGCACTCGTCGTCAACCAGTCACACGCGAAGCTGACCGTCGTCGGGTCGATGGTCGCCGACAACCGGACGCGTACGCGGGAGGTCGGCGAGCGCGAGCCGCTGGACGTGGTGTTCGTCCTCGACGACTCCGGGTCGATGGGGGACCCGGCGGTGAACGAGATTACGGACGGGACCATCGAACTCGACGGGGGCTGGACGCCCTGGGAGACCCCCGGGGAGGCGTCCTACGTGGACCCCGACGACCACGAGTACGGGTGGGCCTGGGTCCCGGAGGATACCGTCTGGGAGGTCAGATACCTGGAACCTGGAGCCATGGGCCAGGATACGGAGTACCTCACTGAAGGTGAACGGGCGGACCTGGAGAAGGACAACTCGGGTGACAACGACGGTGTCGCGGAAATCAGGCGCGTCGACAACAGCGGCGGCGAGGTGACCGTCCCGGACGGCCAGATATGGCTCGTGACCAACAACCAGAATGCCGATGAAGGAGATGCCGGCACCGGGAGTACCCAGTGGGTCAGGCAGGGAGAGACGGTCGATACCGACAACTGGAATTACGTGCGGATTTACGAACCCGGGAACGACCCATTCGACGAGCGGGGAGACGCTATGCGGACGTTCATCGGTATGCTGAACGCGTCGAACGGTGACCGGGTCGGTGCCATCGAGTTCACGACCTACACGCCGGGCTGGACGGATACCGTTTGGCAAATCGAGAACGGTGACGAGTTCGACAACGCCAACGCCAGCCTGTCGCTCAGCTCCGCTGGCGGCACGCCGATGGAAGAGGCAATCGATGACGGTGCAGCCGAGCTTCAGGACGGTGACAACGACAACAAGGTCATGGTACTGCTGACCGACGGCATCCCGGACGGGTACCCCTCGGACGTGGTTGATGCAGCTCGGGATGTGGATGATGACATCCAGATCCAGACCGTCGGTCTCGGCGGTAACACCGACGAGGCCCTCCTCCAGACGATTGCGGACGAGACGGGCGGGAACTACTCCCAGGTCGGTAACTCGGAACAGCTCAACGAGACGTTCCGCGAGATTGCAGGAGAGGTGACGGACCAGCAGTACAACGTCATCGAGTACAAGGACACCACAGTCGAGATCAGCATCAACGACGAGACCGTGACCCTGTCCGGGAACGCGAACGACCCGACCGATTCAACCCGGCCGTCGAAGACGATCAACATCGCCGACACGCTCGGCGTGGACGAGGAGCAGGTCGAGGAGTATGTCGGGACGATGCTCTCCGCGGAGGCGACGACGTACGACTGTGCCAACGTCTCCGACACCGGTGACACGCAGACCCACGACGGGGAGGAGTACGACGAGGTGACCTGCAACGGTACCGAGGGGACGTTCGACCAGATAGACAACGGCACGTCCGACCACGAGATCTACGTCGACGGCGATAGCGTACCGGACGACTCCGACTTCGACACTGGCTGGTTCAAGCAACAGAGCTTCAGCCAGGTCATCGAGGAGTACGAGACCGACACCGGGACGCAACTCGTCGACGGCGATACCTTCGACCTCGGCGAGAACGACGCGGTCATCGTCGTCCGGACGAACAGCTCGAACGGCGACACCGACTACGTCGTGCTCCACTTCGAGGCGTGGAACGAGGAGCCGTGGGTGGTCAACGGGAGCGACGACGGCAGCAGCCAGGTCGTCGGCGACGACACGTACGACCCGAACCCGACCGACGACAACAGCTACGTCATCGACATCGACCAGAGCACCGTCGAGATCGGCAACGAGTCCGCCAGCATCGTCGCCCTGCCGGCCGACGCGACCCACGCGGTCGCAGCCGGCGATGGAGGCGTCAGGGCAGGCGGGGGGAGCCCGTCGTCCATGGCCCTCGCGGCCGACGTTCGCGCCCGTCCGGCGGCCTGAGCCGACAATCACGTCTTTTTTGTCCACCCTCCCGGGAGTGGAGCGTATGACGACGACGCAGGACCGGCTGGCCGGGCTGCTGGAGCTCACGCGCCCGGTCAACGCGCTGGTCGCCGGTCTGTTGACGTTCATCGGTGCGTTCGTCGCGGTCGGTGCGAACGTGTTCGATCCGGGGGCGGTGACGAACGCCGCCGCTGCCGTCGCGGCGACGGTGCTGGCCGCCGCCGCCGGGAACGCGATCAACGACTACTTCGACCGGGATATCGACCGTATCAACGACCCCGACCGTGCCATCCCTCGGGGGGCGGTCACACCACGCGGTGCCCTGCTCTGGAGCGCCGTGCTGTTCGTCGGGGCGGCCGTCGCCGCGGTACTCCTGCCGCTGTTCGCCATCGCCATCGCTGCGTTCAACCTCCTCTCGCTGCTGCTCTACACCCAGTTCTTCAAGGGAACGCCGGGGCTCGGCAACCTGCTCGTGGCGTATCTCGGCGGCAGTACGTTCCTCTTCGGTGGGGCGGCGGTCGGGAACGCCGAGACGTCGGCGACACTGTTCGCCCTGGCGGCGCTCTCGACGGTCAGTCGGGAGATCATCAAGGACGTCGAGGACATCGACGGCGACCGCGAGGAGGGGCTCACGACGCTCCCGGTCGCCATCGGGGAGCGACGGTCGCTACTGGTCGCAGCCGGTGCGCTGGCACTCGCCGTGCTCGCGAGCCCGGTCCCGTACTTCGCGGGGACGTTCGGCGTCGTCTACCTGGTCGCCGTCCTCCCGGCGGACGCCGTGATGGCGTACGCGGCGTACGAGGGCTTCTCGGACCCGACGGCGAGCCAGGCGCGCCTGAAGTACGGGATGTTCCTCGCGGCCGGTGCATTCATCGTCGGCCGGGCCGTCGTTGCATTCGGATAGCGTCATGGAAATAACCGTTCCTGTCGAAGGTGAGATAATCATAAACACTATAAGCTCGATACCGCATCGTTCTACCAGACGAGGGAATGGGTAGTGCGTACAACAAACTGCGGTGTCGGTCTCAGGTGACGAGGGCACGCCATGTACGACCTTGCTGACGTTCTACCGGATGCGGAACTGGACCCGGGCACGAACCTGCTGATCGCGGGGCCGCCGCTGACGGGGAAACGACGGATTGCACTCGACATACTCGCCAGCGGTTCTACGCAGGGCGAGGGTTCTATCGTAGTGACGACGAAGGACAGCGCGGAGAAGATCATCGAGGAGTACGCCGATCGGGTCGACGACATCGACGCCGTGGACGTCGGGGTCGTCGACTGTGTGACGAAACAGCGTGGCGTCGGGAACGTCAAGGACGACGCCCGCATCAAGTACGCGTCCTCGCCCGTCGACATGACCGGCATCGGTATCAAGCTCTCGGAGTTCCTCGAGGAGTTCTACGAGGTGCGCGGCCATCGGAAGAACCGCATCATGCTTCACTCCGTCTCGACGCTGCTGATGTACTCCGACCTGCAGACCGTGTTCCGCTTCCTCCACGTGTTCACCGGGCGGGTCCAGTCGGCGGACGCCCTCGGCGTCTACGTCATCGACTCGACGGCACACGACGACCAGACGATGAACACGCTGAAGCAGCTGTTCGACGCGGTCATCGAGGTCGAGGAGGACGACGGCGGGGAGCCGACCCTCCACACCGCCGGGATTCCGACCAGGTGACGAGGTACGCTTTTCGCGCTGGCCATCCTTCCCTAGCGCATGCCGGTCAAGACCGACACGGAGCTGGAGCAGCTGTTCGACCTGGACACCATCGCCGTCGTGGGCTGTTCGACGACGCCGGGGAAGGCTGCGCACGACGTGCCGAAGTACATGCAGGCACAGGGCTACGACGTCGTCCCGGTCAACCCGTTCGCCGACGAAATCCTCGGCGAGCGGGCGTACGACTCCCTCGACGAGGTGGACCACGACGTGGACATCGTCGACGTGTTCCGGCCGTCGGAGGAGATTCCGGGTATCGTCGACGACGTGCTCGAACGCGATGACGTGCAGGCGCTCTGGTTACAGCTCGGCATCGCGGACGACGAGGCCGCCGCCCGGGCGGAGGACGCGGGGCTGCTCGTCGTCCAGAACAAGTGCATCAAGGTCGAACACAGCCGCCTGCGCGGGTAGTCCTCCCTCCGTCGGTCGCTACGCGCTACCCGTCCCACTCCGCGAAGGAGCGGTAGATGCCCTTCGAGAGGTAGCGCTCGGAGGAGTCCGGGAAGACCGTGACGACGGTATCGTGCGGGGCGTCGATCTCGCCGCTCGCGATACGGTCGGCGACACCCTGCGCCGCGATGCTCGCGGCGGCGGCCGAGGAGGCGACGAGGTGGCCCTCCTCGCTGGCAAGGCGGCTCACCTCGGTGTGGGCCGCGCGGTCGGCGACCTGGACCACGTCGTCGACGAGTGAGGGGTCGAACAGCTCGTTCGTGTCGGTGTCGTGGGTGCCGATCCCCTCTATCTTGTACTCGCCCTCCTCGGGGTGGGCTCCCGTGAACTCGCTGTAGAGCGAGCCCTCGGGTTCGACGGCCGCGACGTAGGTGTCGGGGTCCTGCTCGCGACCGTACTCCGCGAGACCCATCAGCGTGCCCGCGGTACCGCAGCCCGCGACGATGGCGCCGACCTCGCCGTCGAGCGCGTCGTAGATCTCGGGGGCGGTCGTCTCGTAGTGCGCCTCGACGTTCAGCGGGTTGCCGAACTGCTGGGGGACGACGGCGGCGTCGAGCTCGTCGGCCAGCTCGTAGGCCCGGTCGATGGCGCGCTCCATGCCGTCCTCGGTGGGAGTGTTGATGACCTCCGCGCCGAGGGCGCGCATGAGCTGCTGTTTCTCGACGGAGAAGCGTTCGGGCACGACGAAGACGGCGTCGACGCCGAGCTGGCTCGCCGCGAGCGCGAAGCCGATGCCCGTGTTGCCGGCCGTGGGCTCGATGACGGTGCCGCCGGGCTCGAGCTCGCCGCGGTCGAGCATCGCCTCCAGCATGTACTTCCCGATGCGGTCCTTCACGCTCGCGCCGGGGTTGAACGATTCCAGCTTCGCGTACACCGACACCTCGTCGGGTGCGGCCTGCACTTCCACCAGCGGTGTCCGGCCGACGGTGTCGAGCACCGACCCCAGTGGCCGTTCGTGCGTCGTCATCGGTCGGCAATTGTTGCCGCCGCCCGATAGGTGTTGTTACTCGTCGCCGGTCGTCGCGTCGGTTGGTTCGTCCATCGTCGCGTCGCTGTCGGGGGATTCTCCGGCGGTGTCCGTGTCGTCGGACTCCGTCTCGGTGACGGTCGCGTCGTCGTCGCCAGTGTCGTCCCCGCCATCGTCGTCGCCCTCGGACCCTTCGGCGTCGGTGATGGACGCCTCCGCGATGCGCCGGTCGATGTCCAGCCCGGCGTCCTCCGCGAGCGCGTCGAGGATGACCCGTTGCTCTTCGAGCTCGTTCTCGATCCTGACGACGCGGTCGCTCGAATCGTCGATGTCGTCCTCGATGCGGGCGAGCCGCTCCCGGACGTCCATCAGCTGTGCGTAGAGCTGCTCGGCGCGGTCGGCGACGGTCTGCAGCGCCTTCGCCTTCGAACCCAGTCCCATACCCGGCCATGCGCGCTCCGGGGTGTTGTGCGTTCCGCCTCCGGGTCGGACCCGCATCGCTCCCTTCGTCGGGCTTATGCGCCCCGCACTCGGAGCCACCGACATGGTAGACGTCCGGACGCCACCGACGGTCGGCATCGCCGCCGGAATCGGGTTCGTCATCGCCGTGTTCGCCCCGTACGTCGCGCTCTCCGCCTCGGGTGTGGCCGCGCTGGAGACGTACTACGGCTACGGACTCGTCGCGCCGACGTACCTGACGCTGTTCGCGCTCGTCGGCATCATCGTGCTCGCCGCGGGCCGGCAGGCCCGGACCGAACCTGATCTCGCCGCCGGTGTCGCGCTCGTCATCGGGTTCACGGCGACGTTGCTGACGCTACTGTGGGCCACCGCGGTCGAGGGGAGCGTGGTCTCGAGCATCGGCACGGAGACGTGGCTCGCCTACCACCGATGGGTCGTCCTCGCCCTCGGCGCGGTGTTCACCGCCACGAGTCTCTGGTACGCGGACGTTATCGGCGTGTTGCGGCCCTGAGTTCCCGGCGAACCCCGCCGCCGCCGGTCGGTTTCCGAGTCGAAAAGACCTTAAGAGCCAAGCGGTTACGGGGGAGTGGACTAGGTCGGGCAGTTAGGCCCTGCTCGAAACCCGCGGTATGGTCTTTAGCGGGGACCGAAGCCCGTGGGCGTCCGGTCAGACGCGGCCGGGCCCCGGGAGCCGACGTGGAAGCCTCGTCCGTCGGGGACGGCGGTCGCCGGGCGGTGCCCGCAGGGGCACTCGCCCGTCGTTGGTCGGCGGCACTGGGTCAGGCACGGAAGTGAGCAGCCCACCGTCGGACACCCGTCGCTCGATGGGTCGCGGGGTGGAGGAGGCCACCGGGATTCCCCGGTCGTGAACGCCGGGCAATCGCGGGGTCCACCACTCATATCGCATTCTCGCACGTAGAGCGGCCGTGCCGTCGACCGGTCATCGCGTCGCCGAGCCGACGGCTCGTGGGTCGACGGACCGTGAAAACGGACTGCGCCGCCGTCAGTCGTCGGCCGGGACGGCCGCGAGCTGGTCGACCTCCAGTGACCCACCCAGCGTGCGGTTCGGGTAGGGGATGTCGATACCCTCCTCGTCGAACCGCTCCTTGACCGCCTGGACGTACTCGCCGCGGGTCTTCACGAAGTCCGCGCGCGAGGGGTTCTCGATCCAGATGCGCGACTTCAGGCCGACCGAGGAGTCACCGAGCTCGGTCAGCCGGACCGACGGCTCGGGGTCCTCGAGGATGCCGTCGTGCGCGGTGGCCTCCTCCAGGATGATGTCCGTCGCCTGGTCGATGTCGTCGTCGTAGCCGATGCCGAAGAGGAACTGCAGACGCAGCTGGTCCTTCGCGACCGGGTTCTTGACGACGTTGCTCGTCAGCTGGGAGTTCGGCACCGTCAGCAGCTCGTTGTCGAACGTGCGGACGCGGGTCACCCGCAGGCTGATGTCCTCCACGATACCGGAGTTGCCGTTCCACTCGATCCAGTCGCCGATGCGGAACGGCTTGTCGGTGAAGATGAACACGCCGGAGACGAAGTTCGCGATGATGTCCTGCATCGCGAAGCCGATGGCGAGCGTCGCCGCCGCGCCGATGGTCGCCAGCGCGGTCAGGAAGTTGCCGAACTCGGCGAAACCGAACGCGACCGTGATGGCCGCGAAGACGACGACGAAGTGGACGAGCTTCCGGATGGGCAGCTTCGCGTGTCGGTCCAGCCCACGGCGGTCCATCACACGGTTCGCCAGTGGGAGGAAGACCACGCGACCGACGACGTACACCACGACGAACGCGATGACGAACTTCGTGAACTGCGCCGTCACACCGATGATACCGTCGGGAACGCCGAGGTCGGAGAGGACGGCCCTGACACCCGTGTACCCGTTGCCGTTCCCCTGCAGGAACAGCCCGGTCAGCACCGCGAACGCATCGGACATCAGTGGTACACCGCCGTGTTCCCCCGGGTCTCTATCAGTTCCGCGTCGACCAGCTCCGCGAGCTCCTCGGCGAGTTCCTCAGTCGACGTGCCGCCGCGGGCCGCCCGCAGGAACTTCGCCTTCACGAGTTCGCTCGATTTGAGCTGGTCCTCCAGCTCGGCTGTCACCGACTCGATCCCACTCTTGCCGACCCAGACCGTCACGTCGAGGTCGTGTGCCTGCTTCCGAAGGTCCTCTCTACTCATTCGTGGCTCCGGCTTTGCGGGCCAGCGGTTTGAATGTTGTTCCAAACGGTCGCGAGAACCGGGTGAGAGCGGCCGCTCGTCGCCGTCTCCGGCGGGTCCTACCCGTACGGGTACCGTGCGTGCGCCCCGCAGTCGCAGGTGACCACGACGTGGCCGTCCTGCAGGCGCACCCGTGCGTTCGCCCCCGGCACGAGGTACGCGTCGCAGGCGTCGCAGGTGAAGCGCTTGAACCGCCGGGGGAGCGAGAGCCGGTTCCGCTCGGCGATGCGCCTCGCCAGCCGGACGTAGTACCGGCCCCGGTCCTCATCGCCCTCGCGGGTCGCCTCCCTCGCGAGGCAGTCGAGCCGTTCGATCCGCTCCGCCGC encodes:
- a CDS encoding glutathione S-transferase family protein, translating into MHMLVDGEWQTEAYESTNEDGEFDRQETAFRDRVRDEPGAEFRPEAGRYHLYQSRACPWAHRAVVVRRLLGLEDVVSMDVVDPYREAHGWQFTPTKDGCTADTVNGADYLHEVYTAADPSFTGRVTVPVLWDRETGTIVNNESEEIIKMLADAFDEYGRHDVDLYPEDLRDEIDQVIDDIYDPINNGVYRAGFADAQSAHEDAVAELFDALEHWDDVLSDQRYLVGDRLTLADVCLFTTLVRFDEVYHTHFKCNVRRLVDYENLWGHTRELYQLPGVAETVNMDHIKEHYYTTHTDLNPKQLVAVGPEPAFDDPHGRDELPADPPAALRE
- a CDS encoding vWA domain-containing protein; amino-acid sequence: MSSTTPRFDPSERRAASAIVGLVLLFGMVLIGAGLILMASMTATEEVQQQNELNNAELSLQEASVRLRTLSYQDSDDVASFELTGRDSDDVRIESNGNLTFQLNGEAACTARMELGSIIYRNDQGQSVAYQAGGVWRDSGDGVSIVSPPDLTYQTDQLDGRNVSSLDFPVTNVRGNLQSASNEVTARQVDDGGPGFDQQLCLPVSENSTIDRVRSMTITVSNNTYYEAWERYLDTEFGDQVLDKEVDHTNQTLRYTVPLGQDLSPDEFTVDNAAILGGFYSGSAAGEINFKNGGLIDSYDGSQGTYASQPENWGEGNVYTNGRVDVTSGDINGTVYSGGGVELRGSYRVTGDVYFNNSTGSGLTTTGGGTIGGTTDNGTHIPPLPSVDERIEAALNTTADANHNNRTDVIENNQTTLSTGATETLDSPGVYYLDSLTVPEDATLVLDTNDGDIVLAVEGNVDVAPDAEIRVQGEGQVRVFAGGESGDQLSLDSSKVGVHDGTQYTNRSDGFWFYCKSGCSGEFLDDSEFTGVVYGPGNAGGEFGIGRDSEVFGVLAVDSIDTTAGNNGVGNTRAELHFDTSVQTAEFDRDGDGTPDSEEGSTGGVPEEYDDCPDIDAMGVNGCEPVTEDEDANALVVNQSHAKLTVVGSMVADNRTRTREVGEREPLDVVFVLDDSGSMGDPAVNEITDGTIELDGGWTPWETPGEASYVDPDDHEYGWAWVPEDTVWEVRYLEPGAMGQDTEYLTEGERADLEKDNSGDNDGVAEIRRVDNSGGEVTVPDGQIWLVTNNQNADEGDAGTGSTQWVRQGETVDTDNWNYVRIYEPGNDPFDERGDAMRTFIGMLNASNGDRVGAIEFTTYTPGWTDTVWQIENGDEFDNANASLSLSSAGGTPMEEAIDDGAAELQDGDNDNKVMVLLTDGIPDGYPSDVVDAARDVDDDIQIQTVGLGGNTDEALLQTIADETGGNYSQVGNSEQLNETFREIAGEVTDQQYNVIEYKDTTVEISINDETVTLSGNANDPTDSTRPSKTINIADTLGVDEEQVEEYVGTMLSAEATTYDCANVSDTGDTQTHDGEEYDEVTCNGTEGTFDQIDNGTSDHEIYVDGDSVPDDSDFDTGWFKQQSFSQVIEEYETDTGTQLVDGDTFDLGENDAVIVVRTNSSNGDTDYVVLHFEAWNEEPWVVNGSDDGSSQVVGDDTYDPNPTDDNSYVIDIDQSTVEIGNESASIVALPADATHAVAAGDGGVRAGGGSPSSMALAADVRARPAA
- a CDS encoding geranylgeranylglycerol-phosphate geranylgeranyltransferase, which codes for MTTTQDRLAGLLELTRPVNALVAGLLTFIGAFVAVGANVFDPGAVTNAAAAVAATVLAAAAGNAINDYFDRDIDRINDPDRAIPRGAVTPRGALLWSAVLFVGAAVAAVLLPLFAIAIAAFNLLSLLLYTQFFKGTPGLGNLLVAYLGGSTFLFGGAAVGNAETSATLFALAALSTVSREIIKDVEDIDGDREEGLTTLPVAIGERRSLLVAAGALALAVLASPVPYFAGTFGVVYLVAVLPADAVMAYAAYEGFSDPTASQARLKYGMFLAAGAFIVGRAVVAFG
- a CDS encoding RAD55 family ATPase; this translates as MYDLADVLPDAELDPGTNLLIAGPPLTGKRRIALDILASGSTQGEGSIVVTTKDSAEKIIEEYADRVDDIDAVDVGVVDCVTKQRGVGNVKDDARIKYASSPVDMTGIGIKLSEFLEEFYEVRGHRKNRIMLHSVSTLLMYSDLQTVFRFLHVFTGRVQSADALGVYVIDSTAHDDQTMNTLKQLFDAVIEVEEDDGGEPTLHTAGIPTR
- a CDS encoding CoA-binding protein, translating into MPVKTDTELEQLFDLDTIAVVGCSTTPGKAAHDVPKYMQAQGYDVVPVNPFADEILGERAYDSLDEVDHDVDIVDVFRPSEEIPGIVDDVLERDDVQALWLQLGIADDEAAARAEDAGLLVVQNKCIKVEHSRLRG
- a CDS encoding PLP-dependent cysteine synthase family protein, translating into MTTHERPLGSVLDTVGRTPLVEVQAAPDEVSVYAKLESFNPGASVKDRIGKYMLEAMLDRGELEPGGTVIEPTAGNTGIGFALAASQLGVDAVFVVPERFSVEKQQLMRALGAEVINTPTEDGMERAIDRAYELADELDAAVVPQQFGNPLNVEAHYETTAPEIYDALDGEVGAIVAGCGTAGTLMGLAEYGREQDPDTYVAAVEPEGSLYSEFTGAHPEEGEYKIEGIGTHDTDTNELFDPSLVDDVVQVADRAAHTEVSRLASEEGHLVASSAAAASIAAQGVADRIASGEIDAPHDTVVTVFPDSSERYLSKGIYRSFAEWDG
- a CDS encoding DUF5798 family protein, which translates into the protein MGLGSKAKALQTVADRAEQLYAQLMDVRERLARIEDDIDDSSDRVVRIENELEEQRVILDALAEDAGLDIDRRIAEASITDAEGSEGDDDGGDDTGDDDATVTETESDDTDTAGESPDSDATMDEPTDATTGDE
- a CDS encoding DUF7548 family protein: MVDVRTPPTVGIAAGIGFVIAVFAPYVALSASGVAALETYYGYGLVAPTYLTLFALVGIIVLAAGRQARTEPDLAAGVALVIGFTATLLTLLWATAVEGSVVSSIGTETWLAYHRWVVLALGAVFTATSLWYADVIGVLRP
- a CDS encoding mechanosensitive ion channel family protein; translated protein: MSDAFAVLTGLFLQGNGNGYTGVRAVLSDLGVPDGIIGVTAQFTKFVIAFVVVYVVGRVVFLPLANRVMDRRGLDRHAKLPIRKLVHFVVVFAAITVAFGFAEFGNFLTALATIGAAATLAIGFAMQDIIANFVSGVFIFTDKPFRIGDWIEWNGNSGIVEDISLRVTRVRTFDNELLTVPNSQLTSNVVKNPVAKDQLRLQFLFGIGYDDDIDQATDIILEEATAHDGILEDPEPSVRLTELGDSSVGLKSRIWIENPSRADFVKTRGEYVQAVKERFDEEGIDIPYPNRTLGGSLEVDQLAAVPADD
- a CDS encoding YhbY family RNA-binding protein, translated to MSREDLRKQAHDLDVTVWVGKSGIESVTAELEDQLKSSELVKAKFLRAARGGTSTEELAEELAELVDAELIETRGNTAVYH
- a CDS encoding ribonuclease P protein component 4 translates to MSVAAERIERLDCLAREATREGDEDRGRYYVRLARRIAERNRLSLPRRFKRFTCDACDAYLVPGANARVRLQDGHVVVTCDCGAHARYPYG